In Pithys albifrons albifrons isolate INPA30051 chromosome 6, PitAlb_v1, whole genome shotgun sequence, a single genomic region encodes these proteins:
- the CCDC73 gene encoding coiled-coil domain-containing protein 73 isoform X3, whose protein sequence is MENWSTVELKKVTTDLIRSKVTSQYRVGEENINLAAKEKQFQELQQKFRMETAVSKKVQEENTHIKEEKLEILSSLQCVQEILQRITQTNARMESELNALKQEYQALERDNELQREKAKENEEKFLNLQNEHDKALRTWKKDEENMRKEIDTIKNELNSLKGLHGHLDSHPPQGNQNSDQVENLQMLSAAQPIPTNVSGQEQSKDSELQAIQKENEFMQSIIRKYGNCGHEEETDVKTTRECSSSTEELQTEQNLQVLENSFKDGIDVVSPQEEKQREASPRNTLCTDTDLITQGQTSEMPVTGCKEAENAGSTHGMLLDENNTNLEQKLQAGTEPLAASHTQTRKAFLDSTEPVGADKKNGSQEINSSKQELCNTTDESTCAKADTKSNTIQQNTSVLTSEALKPKAEVVLHTEKNALGERSTGNHQAKELSVGILPYTKENSQTEYKKCSLLTSDNCVGKRLHKTEETLNLSGLHKLPSKQIHVDAEDRNDDASARNMSTNGVLGSRGAPATDALNPPAVCCGSAGGEDAVKEHCDNMSVLATFNLCPPKTERGVNVGDMHRKQPEQDSAKQVGNATNPSPSNAETVSPVKADGLQTAHKNPPTDTASTDKLIPCKKVNSDTQIHSIQNGHSLEINNSPSNTLLKEKKDLLNSAVPGRKLAEGHLKESCSLPRRASGTLVNISGRSSFDLATSDKKAEKTPVYFKFLDLSSCSRVNQMRGQATWTSASKDPFLLKEKLPCLVENTKVVSKTQCQNLRENVDTGETGQGSTSSNRAANTLNASSIHQDPQGDPSEEWNARAKTLYDSSFPTEHVKEGFAALQHKQKSCPMTVTPARTEKALRDEDSPSLHNSITQTQIDIEKFLNLERLHSTKKRKYEEGQ, encoded by the exons ATGGAAAACTGGAGCACAGTG GAACTGAAGAAAGTAACTACAGACTTGATAAGGTCCAAGGTCACATCTCAGTACAGGGTGGGAGAAGAAAACATCAATCTTGCAGCGAAGGAAAAACAGTTTCAAGAACTGCAGCAAAAATTCAGAATG gagaCTGCAGTTAGTAAAAAGGTTCAAGAGGAAAACACTcacattaaagaagaaaaactg gaAATTCTCAGCTCTCTACAATGCGTGCAGGAGATCCTTCAGAGAATAACCCAAACGAATGCTAGAATGGAAAGTGAATTAAATGCACTGAAACAAGAATATCAG GCCCTTGAAAGAGATAATGAGCTGCAAAGGgagaaggcaaaagaaaatgaagaaaagttcCTTAATCTTCAGAATGAGCATGACAAAGCACTAAGAACTTGGAAAAAAGAT gaagaaaacatgagaaaagaaatagaCACTATTAAAAACGAGCTGAATTCCCTTAAAGGACTGCATGGACATCTTGATTCTCATCCTCCTCAGGGAAATCAGAATTCTGACCAAGTGGAAAATTTGCAG ATGCtttcagcagctcagcccataCCAACAAATGTG AGTGGTCAAGAACAATCTAAGGACAGTGAACTACAGGctattcagaaagaaaatgagtttaTGCAATCTATAATAAGAAAATATGGCAATTGTGGACATGAAGAAGAAACTGACGTAAAAACCACAAGGGAATGCTCTTCAAGCACTGAGGAATTACAGACAGAACAAA ATTTACAAGTTCTTGAGAACAGTTTTAAGGATGGGATTGATGTTGTTAGCcctcaggaagaaaagcaaagggagGCTTCTCCCAGGAATACCCTCTGCACAGATACTGATTTAATTACCCAAGGACAGACCTCGGAAATGCCTGTCACTGGGTgcaaagaggcagaaaatgcaGGATCCACACATGGAATGTTACTAGatgaaaacaacacaaattTAGAACAAAAGCTACAGGCCGGCACTGAGCCACTGGCAGCAAGCCACACACAAACAAGAAAGGCCTTTTTAGACAGCACTGAGCCTGTAGGTGCTGACAAGAAAAATGGGAGTCAGGAGATCAACTCCAGCAAGCAAGAATTGTGCAATACTACAGATGAATCAACCTGTGCTAAGGCAGATACAAAATCAAACACCATACAACAAAACACAAGTGTCCTTACATCTGAAGCACTCAAACCCAAGGCTGAAGTGGTTCTTCACACTGAGAAGAATGCTCTGGGTGAGAGAAGTACAGGTAACCATCAAGCTAAGGAGTTAAGTGTTGGCATCCTGCCTTACACTAAAGAAAACTCTCAAACAGAGTACAAAAAATGCAGCTTGCTGACCAGTGACAATTGTGTGGGCAAGAGATTacataaaacagaagaaaccTTGAATTTGAGTGGTTTACATAAACTTCCTTCTAAACAGATACATGTGGATGCTGAAGACAGAAATGATGATGCCAGTGCCAGAAACATGAGCACAAATGGtgtgctggggagcagaggtgctccagctaCTGATGCTCTAAATCCACCAGCTGTGTGTTGTGGGAGTGCAGGTGGTGAGGATGCTGTAAAAGAACACTGTGACAATATGTCTGTCTTGGCTACTTTCAATTTATGTCCCCcaaaaactgaaagaggagTAAATGTGGGTGACATGCACAGGAAGCAGCCAGAACAAGACAGTGCTAAACAAGTAGGGAATGCTACAAATCCAAGCCCCTCAAATGCTGAAACTGTATCTCCAGTAAAGGCTGATGGTCTTCAAACTGCTCATAAAAACCCCCCAACAGACACAGCTAGTACAGATAAACTAATTCCATGCAAAAAAGTTAACAGTGATACTCAGATACACTCCATCCAAAATGGACATTCCCTGGAGATTAATAATTCACCAAGTAACACAttgttaaaagagaaaaaagacttACTGAATAGTGCAGTTCCAGGAAGGAAGTTGGCTGAGGGTCACCTGAAAGAATCATGCTCTTTACCCCGGAGAGCATCTGGAACTTTAGTAAACATAAGTGGAAGGTCATCCTTTGATCTTGCAACCTCAGAtaaaaaagctgagaaaactcCAGTATACTTCAAGTTTTTAGACCTCAGTTCTTGTTCAAGAGTAAATCAAATGAGAGGTCAAGCCACATGGACTTCAGCTTCCAAGGaccctttccttttgaaagagAAACTACCATGCTTAGTGGAAAACACAAAGGTTGTTTCAAAAACTCAGTGTCAAAATCTCCGTGAAAATGTGGACACAGGAGAAACAGGACAAg GTTCTACCAGTTCCAACAGAGCTGCCAACACTTTGAATGCCTCCAGTATCCACCAAGACCCCCAGGGAGACCCTAGTGAAGAATGGAATGCTAGAGCAAAGACTCTTTATGATTCCTCTTTTCCCACAGAACAT